In a genomic window of Besnoitia besnoiti strain Bb-Ger1 chromosome XI, whole genome shotgun sequence:
- a CDS encoding hypothetical protein (encoded by transcript BESB_020700) gives MPEDADVHELEAQIFLLESKLKQLENAQHEPFEDYLARYIAERAAASVVDAPPHGMDQYTGEGPSPVPLASSSLDERGDTPKTAREAVRSIAASAVATRGHHENATQPPSRAEPEPTKQLGTLNADWPGLRAVQAGNHQHASMTGIVSRINMSLGISDDTGGCVSTEDAGNVGAPLGDKRVTARQLKMVGLQVIRLERRLQSLLEKDAETIDDYMSRYLADRTRKAGLDKPLRAWAKSASEVMQPGTVDSVPASPVVASPEHGHGKVRATSNLEGHAFTAAASPSIGLPDTSDYAFQQAGVSGVAATVASPRPMVAPTQGQQARQMAGSSGTSYDGAAANGGTDMVHGAGDMVEAGADYIGAWV, from the exons ATGCCAGAAGACGCTGACGTCCACGAGCTCGAGGCGCAAATATTTTTGCTTGAATCGAAGCTCAAGCAACTAGAAAATGCACAACACGAACCATTTGAAGATTACCTGGCACGGTACATTGCAGAGC GTGCTGCGGCATCTGTCGTCGACGCGCCACCTCATGGGATGGATCAATACACTGGTGAGGGTCCGTCGCCAGTACCGCTCGCGAGCAGTTCTCTGGACGAACGTGGTGACACGCCCAAGACAGCGCGTGAAGCGGTCCGTTCGATCGCTGCTAGTGCAGTGGCTACCAGAGGTCACCACGAGAACGCGACCCAGCCCCCCTCCCGGGCTGAGCCCGAGCCGACCAAGCAACTCGGAACATTGAACGCAGATTGGC CCGGCTTACGGGCTGTGCAAGCAGGCAACCACCAACACGCCTCCATGACTGGCATTGTGTCTCGCATAAACAT GTCGTTAGGCATATCAGATGACACAGGAGGTTGCGTCTCTACGGAAGACGCAGGTAACGTGGGCGCTCCCCTCGGCGATAAGCGCGTAACGGCGCGGCAGTTGAAAATGGTGGGGCTTCAGGTGATACGCCTGGAGCGCAGGCTTCAGAGCCTGTTAGAAAAAGATGCCGAAACCATCGACGATTACATGTCGCGTTACCTTGCTGATCGAACCCGCAAAGCGGGCCTCGACAAGCCGTTGCGAGCGTGGGCAAAATCCGCAAG TGAGGTGATGCAGCCAGGCACGGTTGATTCCGTACCCGCAAGTCCCGTGGTAGCATCCCCCGAGCATGGCCATGGTAAGGTAAGGGCGACATCAAATTTGGAGGGACATGCTTTcacggctgctgcctcgccgaGCATCGGACTTCCAGACACATCTGACTATG CTTTCCAGCAGGCCGGTGTCAGCGGCGTGGCAGCCACGGTAGCGTCTCCGAGGCCAATGGTGGCCCCTACACAAGGTCAGCAGGCACGACAAATGGCTGGTAGCAGCGGCACGTCTTACGATGGGGCCGCTGCTAACGGCGGCACGGATAT GGTGCACGGAGCAGGGGATATGGTAGAGGCAGGGGCCGACTACATCGGGGCCTGGGTATAG
- a CDS encoding hypothetical protein (encoded by transcript BESB_020710) produces the protein MMYYDAVIARQRLSAADVQCVNAGVRVDALQQRLFRLEHKPIETLEEYVERRVEARAREAGLDTPFSHWYSDAQYDYARNAKKRDARRAKIRKRLLELTSRLPQNDGNPDSAGSGTSATKGSLGVGTSGSAHATTTSSGTHDTAAHAPTSEYVELSTGAGTTTVSGSTSPRRCARLISDGSNISDTLDTGTGNAIGASEALSAVVREVDLFSDEESLLWGPDGPFTDTERWLQALEVKIQGLEEEDPALLEAYTGQPDSSPDIPDGSQENGTWSSILTDAESSAEMDDSAIGSQCQDSLMSLQEPGRPEQRTRAGSISAVRQADDADAAVGGAPASHPQTAADPRCASHRRLLGESGAATGGLRACSDPKNTGEAGTPERRSLAPAPAVSEAPGEPVGTRPAADVSTQLEQRPRRKRSRRAHLEFLQQEVFMHNRVLQQLEKEGEETFIQYVTRYLAERAAREGHSVPTSASLCLAKYNYNKAKKRRKLSIAKTKKRLEERVKELTQLLESGAAVEGNADAT, from the exons ATGATGTATTATGACGCCGTCATTGC ACGACAAAGACTCAGTGCGGCGGACGTGCAGTGCGTGAATGCAGGTGTGAGG GTGGATGCGCTTCAACAGCGGCTTTTCCGTTTGGAACACAAGCCGATCGAAACGCTTGAAGAGTACGTGGAAAGGCGAGTTGAAGCTCGTGCCCGGGAAGCCGGCCTGGACACACCTTTCTCGCACTGGTATTCCGATGCCCAGTATGACTACGCGAGGAACGCAAAGAAACGAGACGCACGGAGGGCCAAGATCAGAAAGCGATTGCTGGAGCTGACAAGTCGCCTACCTCAAAACGATGGCAACCCGGACAGTGCAGGGTCCGGCACGTCTGCAACCAAGG GTAGCCTTGGCGTTGGCACGAGTGGGTCGGCACACGCGACAACGACCAGCTCCGGAACCCACGACACTGCTGCTCACGCTCCCACAAGTGAATACGTCGAGCTGTCCACGGGAGCAGGAACCACGACTGTTTCTGGCAGCACATCTCCCCGCAGATGTGCCCGATTAATTTCTGATGGTAGCAACATCAGCGACACGCTTGATACAGGAACAGGCAACGCCATAGGCGCTAGTGAAGCCTTGAGCGCTGTCGTAAGAGAGGTCGATCTTTTCAGCGACGAGGAAAGCTTATTGTGGGGACCAGACGGACCGTTTACAGACACGGAACGTTGGTTACAGGCGTTGGAGGTGAAAATTCAGGgactggaggaggaggatcCGGCACTCCTCGAAGCATACACGGGCCAACCTGACTCCTCTCCCGACATACCTGACGGGAGCCAAGAAAACGGCACATGGTCGTCCATACTCACAGACGCGGAAAGCAGCGCTGAAATGGACGACAGCGCGATAGGCTCACAATGCCAGGATAGTCTCATGAGCCTGCAAGAGCCGGGACGCCCGGAACAGCGGACACGGGCGGGCTCAATCTCGGCAG TAAGGCAAGCGGATGATGCTGATGCAGCCGTCGGCGGGGCACCCGCGAGCCacccgcagacggcggcggatcCGCGATGTGCTAGCCACCGGCGATTGCTTGGCGAGTCCGGCGCGGCAACCGGTGGCTTACGAGCTTGCAGCGATCCGAAGAATACGGGGGAAGCTGGCACGCCTGAACGGCGGTCCCTGGCGCCGGCTCCGGCAGTCTCAGAGGCTCCAGGGGAGCCAGTGGGGACGCGGCCGGCTGCTGACGTGAGCACACAGTTGGAacagcgaccgcggcgaaAACGTAGTCGGCGGGCACATCTGGAGTTTCTTCAGCAAGAAGTGTTCATGCACAACCGAGTCCTTCAGCAGCTCGaaaaggaaggcgaagagacatTTATTCAGTACGTGACGCGGTATCTTGCGGAGCGAGCTGCACGGGAGGGACATTCGGTACCAACATCAGCCTCGCTTTGTTTGGCGAAATACAACTACAACAAGGccaagaagaggaggaagctaTCGATTGccaaaacaaaaaaaaggcTTGAAGAGAGAGTTAAGGAGCTCACGCAACTTTTAGAATCAGGTGCGGCTGTAGAGGGCAATGCAGACGCCACATAG
- a CDS encoding radical SAM domain-containing protein (encoded by transcript BESB_020720) produces the protein MDGQSADDASSGAALFFRAADGSARPSNRPLLECLPDVFISTSRRRRMQPSKHPLSASISRGAGAGETPGPRMCQVLGMTQSREGRRIAFFAAVIVYFLCDLERFCASPLLPLGDCDTRAAITISRGVRISPRAEACSFCVSSSQAQLARRQLAERAEERRLPLRGVPPAVRRERQGNSVYSRLSHAGASAFADDPSPAVSSPLCGYTNPLARSAAFVVCLGSQRTCSCAHLRSPYRVDTRYGEGLGSPDAFLPRASPRSVRMTGRLSLQGDRHVSGARELRHSLFLSLGSTPCSEENRSAAVAARVSVSSSSSRASRILSFASAPSRLQTASPSFCSPSSPSLPSKAVAYCWAFGGSPRASVAPLFSQASSRELPAASPPAGRAQAVLEEIKKMTLVEAAELVALIETTFGVSARMTVAAAGASGGASAEDGEGEKEKKEAPPPEKTAFDVVIKAVPLDKRISVIKTLRTVRTDLGLKEAKAVIDALPNAVLKQVDKAKADEAKKILADAGAEVALE, from the coding sequence ATGGACGGGCAGTCCGCTGACGACGCGTCATCAGGCGCAGCCTTGtttttccgcgccgcggacggctcTGCGCGACCGTCGAATCGGCCCCTCCTGGAATGTCTTCCTGATGTCTTCATTTCCACTtcaaggcgcaggcgcatgcagccgagCAAGCATCCACTTTCAGCTTCCATATCCCGCGGGGCTGGCGCCGGTGAGACACCCGGGCCGCGCATGTGTCAAGTTTTGGGGATGACCCAAAGTCGTGAAGGGCGACGCATCGCGTTTTTCGCAGCTGTAATCGTCTATTTCCTTTGCGACTTGGAACGCTTctgtgcgtctccgctgcttccCCTTGGCGACTGCGATACCCGTGCGGCCATCACCATTTCTCGTGGAGTTCGGATCTCTCCGCGGGCTGAGGCCTGTTCATTCTGTGTTTCGTCGTCGCAGGCACAgctggcgaggaggcagcttgccgagcgcgccgaagagagGCGTTTGCCTCTGCGAGGAGTGCCTCCAGCGGTacgccgcgagagacagggcAACTCGGTATACTCTCGCCTGTCtcacgcaggcgcgtcggctTTCGCTGACGACCCTTCCCCCGCTGTGAGTTCGCCTCTGTGCGGATACACGAATCCACTCGCGAGGTCAGCAGCTTTCGTTGTTTGCTTGGGTTCGCAGCGGACATGCTCGTGTGCGCATCTCCGGTCTCCCTATCGGGTGGATACTCGATATGGCGAAGGGCTGGGCTCGCCAGATGCCTTTcttccgcgtgcgtcgccgcgctctgtGCGCATGACTGGAAGGCTGTCACTGCAGGGCGATCGTCACGTTTCAGGGGCTCGAGAGCTCCGGCACAGCTTGTTTCTGTCTTTAGGTTCCACTCCCTGCTCCGAGGAGaaccgcagcgccgcagtcgccgcccgcgtgagcgtgtcttcctcttcctcccgcGCCAGTAGAATCTTGTCTTTCGCGTCTGCTCCATCGCGGCTCCAGaccgcttcgccgtctttctgttctccgtcctcgccttccctccCTTCAAAGGCCGTCGCCTACTGCTGGGCGttcggcggctcgccgcgtgcgtctgtcgcgcctctcttttctcaGGCATCATCGAGGGAACTACCCGCCGCTTCCCCGCCCGCCGGACGTGCGCAGGCTGTTTTAGAGGAGATAAAAAAGATGACGCTtgtggaggccgcggagctgGTCGCATTGATTGAAACGActttcggcgtctccgcgcgcatgacagtcgcagcggcgggggCCTCCGGTGGAGCCTctgcggaagacggcgaaggagagaaagagaagaaagaagcgcCTCCACCTGAAAAAACGGCGTTTGACGTCGTTATCAAAGCAGTGCCTCTGGACAAGCGCATTTCCGTCATCAAAACGCTGAGAACCGTGCGGACGGATCTGGGCCTGAAGGAAGCGAAAGCTGTGATCGATGCCCTCCCCAACGCCGTGTTGAAACAAGTCGACAAGGCGAAGGCTGATGAAGCAAAGAAGATcctcgcggacgccggcgcagaagtGGCTCTTGAGTAA